One Oryza sativa Japonica Group chromosome 8, ASM3414082v1 DNA window includes the following coding sequences:
- the LOC4344410 gene encoding ENHANCER OF AG-4 protein 2, with protein sequence MAPAGRRGAKAHKWTTQPQLGDLVLAKVKGYPPWPAKVSKPEDWDQMPVPRKVFVVFFGTREIAHIALPDLQPFTENAKSEVMDRSRNKQCPKKYIDSFAEAVVEICKAYDDLPKSSETTTCMLPDDQSEQPTEHLVKSPNNDEAPRSGQMEGDSPSDNLNTSGLGSGTEVDIKDGSCDIRDSSLAAVKRKKPKDLDQPKKKKPVTSKSAINMHLEQDCSATTVHAERELEEPKAEKEINPSEFLTLDPTVQIVCALEVPKKSKAAKQSKNAERKDNKRVNVADISGRTTPGAVLDTELKRSAEKDSKGFKKSKLMMKQSVSNESEKIDHKRIMVDKSDKLLARKSSSVFSSNKKPLPGSEQRKLDNSTDMRPAKRPKLMDRANETVKTEAKSETSLHADNEKDSALKIEKSIPAEAVSNSVPKIGVGDDWTRRSGSLLSPLARLHSQGSEPASGSTQLSAVDTAKKVSSLKENFSRVGKPLAKPRRRACRFGDDDEEEQRTPPHKSSVKSIPMRGVPTEKFQSQTGVRGISSSQIGNASAMKFGVAREEKPKSIGRSPVEHEPDYTSPNQDKMHGRLQIMGKRSTTSSVDTSASLGNKTNLADRRSSGQLRMAASSEVKKTQGSSSKLLHQTPGNLHSQNPDDSEKNALLSKSENSKAKTKSGTQITATVEGRISTAMQAERIGKMDHSKEQRSDFVDKAAFAEPNSDPVKSMKHLIAAAQARRNLIAAAQGKSDGLSADNTVLSSTPYGLPGLSPGPVFHIPSASRIIPESDGMQFPDSFCAITEPGQQVAMKNLLEIEHEHGKSPKTRQSSDSLSGGTDAAIARDALEGMIETLSRTKDSIGRATRHAIECSKYGIAAEIVELLVLKLENEPNLHRRVDLLFLIDSITQCSHSQKGVAGVSYVPTVQAALPRLLGAAAPPGPGARENRRQCLKVLRLWLERKIMPEGILRRYMDDIEVPNDDANTGFLLRRPSRAERSVDDPIREMEGMLVDEYGSNANFELSGILSSNVFENDDDFPGLSPAISLPVQSGRMQENEQAIAPNFVEENIRLPKDVTSDVPMEDASLLPRDKQQTDGAIPVVHDLQHEIDREQALADQNELPPLPDGPPPLPLDAPPPPPLPEGPPPLPSDSPPCQPPLPPSPPPATPPPPPPLSPSLPPPPPPPPLPSGPPPQPAPPPLPIQPPPIPPPPVPSSPSSLGYQPPAPEYFRASNSNQLNQMAGNASIQGIGNMTNFIPGGSVNTQAAVNFTPSVPPDYGNNNLYIKPQGSNGNFQFRPTGVPFQQGTFSAFPSAQTPPVRPHTHLTQMNPVGQQAVPPCNPYAVQSFPNNQSQYTSDEQWRMTSGNFSPDDQRNTWLPGARALSCAEGSFMQDGYPRSNIDRSSMNPMTHQRPVLNRMPSGAPVPGHVPQMLPARPDIHTFNCWRPS encoded by the exons ATGGCTCCCGCCGGTAGGCGGGGCGCCAAGGCCCACAAGTGGACCACACAGCCGCAGCTCGGCGACCTCGTCCTCGCCAAGGTCAAGGGCTACCCCCCATGGCCGGCCAAg GTCAGCAAGCCGGAGGACTGGGACCAGATGCCGGTTCCGCGCAAGGTCTTTGTTGTCTTCTTCGGTACCAGAGAGAT CGCTCACATCGCTTTGCCAGATCTTCAGCCGTTTACTGAGAATGCAAAGAGTGAGgtgatggatcgatctcggaaCAAGCAGTGCCCCAAAAAGTATATCGACAGTTTTGCTGAAGCTGTCGTGGAGATCtgcaaggcctatgatgatctGCCAAAATCATCTGAAACTACGACCTGTATGTTGCCTGATGATCAAAGTGAACAACCTACAGAGCACCTTGTAAAGTCACCCAATAATGATGAGGCTCCAAGATCGGGGCAAATGGAAGGTGATAGTCCTAGTGACAACTTAAATACATCAGGGTTAGGTTCAGGGACTGAGGTGGACATAAAAGATGGTTCTTGTGACATAAGGGATTCCTCTCTGGCAGCTGTTAAAAGGAAAAAGCCTAAGGATCTTGATCAACCCAAGAAAAAGAAACCGGTGACTTCTAAGTCAGCCATCAATATGCACCTTGAACAAGACTGTTCAGCAACCACTGTCCATGCAGAAAGAGAGCTTGAAGAACCAAAAGCTGAAAAGGAGATCAATCCATCAGAATTCTTGACCTTGGACCCCACTGTACAAATAGTGTGCGCCCTTGAAGTACCCAAGAAATCTAAAGCCGCGAAACAGTCAAAGAATGCTGAAAGAAAGGACAACAAACGTGTTAATGTTGCTGATATTTCAGGGAGGACTACACCAGGAGCTGTACTTGACACCGAACTTAAAAGGAGTGCCGAGAAGGATAGCAAGggttttaaaaagtctaaaTTGATGATGAAACAATCAGTTTCCAATGAATCAGAGAAAATAGACCATAAACGAATAATGGTAGACAAATCTGACAAGCTGTTGGCTAGGAAATCATCTTCAGTCTTCTCTTCCAATAAGAAACCTCTCCCTGGTAGCGAGCAGCGCAAGCTGGACAATAGCACTGATATGCGTCCAGCAAAGAGGCCAAAATTGATGGACAGGGCCAATGAAACAGTTAAGACAGAAGCAAAGAGCGAGACCAGCTTACATGCTGATAATGAAAAAGATAGTGCCTTGAAAATTGAAAAATCTATTCCTGCAGAAGCTGTAAGTAACTCGGTTCCTAAGATTGGAGTGGGTGATGATTGGACCCGAAGATCAGGTAGTCTTTTATCACCCCTAGCAAGGCTGCACTCTCAGGGATCAGAACCAGCATCTGGTTCAACTCAGTTAAGCGCTGTTGATACTGCTAAAAAAGTCTCCAGCTTGAAGGAGAATTTCTCGCGTGTTGGTAAGCCATTGGCAAAGCCCAGGAGAAGAGCATGCCGCTTTGGTGATGATGACGAGGAAGAACAACGGACACCTCCTCATAAATCTTCTGTTAAATCCATCCCCATGCGTGGAGTCCCCACAGAGAAGTTCCAATCACAGACAGGGGTTCgtgggatttcttcatcccaaATTGGCAATGCTTCTGCAATGAAATTTGGTGTGGCAAGAGAAGAGAAACCTAAAAGCATTGGGAGGTCACCTGTGGAGCATGAGCCAGATTATACTTCACCAAATCAAGACAAAATGCATGGTAGACTACAGATAATGGGGAAAAGGTCAACCACAAGCTCGGTTGACACTTCTGCTAGTCTGGGTAACAAAACTAACCTGGCAGATCGCAGATCCTCTGGGCAATTAAGAATGGCAGCATCCTCTGAAGTGAAGAAAACACAAGGAAGTTCTTCTAAACTATTGCACCAGACACCGGGGAACTTGCACTCTCAAAACCCTGATGACTCGGAAAAGAATGCACTGTTGTCTAAATCGGAAAACAGTAAGGCTAAGACTAAATCTGGCACACAGATAACTGCAACTGTTGAGGGTCGGATAAGTACCGCTATGCAAGCTGAACGGATTGGGAAGATGGACCACTCCAAAGAGCAAAG ATCAGATTTTGTTGATAAAGCAGCTTTTGCTGAACCTAATTCTGATCCTGTCAAGTCAATGAAGCATCTCATTGCAGCTGCTCAAGCAAGAAGGAATCTTATTGCGGCTGCTCAAGGAAAGTCTGATGGGTTATCTGCTGATAATACTGTTCTTTCCTCCACACCATATGGCTTGCCTGGACTAAGCCCTGGTCCTGTTTTTCACATTCCATCTGCATCTAGAATTATTCCAGAGAGTGATGGCATGCAGTTTCCGGACTCCTTTTGTGCTATTACTGAACCTGGTCAACAAGTTGCTATGAAAAATCTACTGGAAATTGAGCATGAACATGGAAAGAGCCCCAAAACTAGGCAATCGAGCGATTCATTGAGTGGTGGAACAGATGCAGCGATTGCACGTGATGCTCTGGAGGGTATGATAGAGACGCTTTCAAGGACAAAGGATAGTATAGGGCGTGCTACACGTCATGCAATAGAGTGCTCAAAATATGGCATCGCTGCAgag ATTGTGGAGCTTCTTGTGCTGAAATTAGAGAATGAGCCTAATTTGCATCGAAGAGTTGACCTCCTTTTTCTTATAGACTCCATAactcagtgttctcactctcagAAAG GTGTTGCTGGCGTTTCATATGTTCCCACCGTTCAAGCTGCGCTACCTCGTCTCTTGGGCGCTGCTGCTCCACCAGGACCCGGTGCTCGTGAAAATCGACGACAGTGCCTCAAA GTTTTACGGTTATGGCTTGAGAGAAAGATTATGCCAGAAGGCATACTTCGAAGATACATGGATGATATTGAGGTGCCAAATGATGATGCTAACACAGGTTTTCTGCTGAGGCGACCATCTCGAGCTGAACGCTCTGTAGATGATCCTATTAGGGAGATGGAAGGCATGCTTGTTGATGAGTATGGAAG CAATGCAAACTTTGAGCTCTCTGGGATTCTATCATCCAATGTCTTTGAAAATGATGACGATTTCCCTGGATTATCACCAGCTATTTCACTGCCAGTTCAAAGTGGCAGGATGCAAGAAAATGAACAAGCTATTGCACCAAATTTTGTTGAGGAAAACATTAGGTTACCAAAAGATGTGACTAGTGATGTTCCAATGGAAGATGCCTCTCTTTTACCAAGAGATAAGCAACAGACAGATGGAGCTATCCCTGTTGTGCATGACTTACAGCATGAAATTGATCGAGAGCAGGCATTGGCTGATCAGAATGAACTTCCTCCTCTACCTGACGGTCCTCCACCGCTTCCATTAGATGCACCACCTCCCCCACCTCTGCCTGAGGGACCCCCACCGCTTCCATCAGATTCACCACCTTGCCAGCCTCCTTTGCCTCCTTCACCACCACCTGctacaccgccaccgccaccaccactttcaccatctttgccacctccgccaccacccccaCCTCTACCATCTGGCCCACCTCCTCAGCCTGCCCCACCACCCCTGCCAATCCAGCCCCCACCTATTCCTCCCCCACCTGTTCCATCATCTCCGTCATCATTGGGCTATCAGCCTCCTGCACCCGAATATTTCAGGGCTTCaaat AGCAACCAACTTAACCAGATGGCAGGGAATGCATCAATTCAAGGAATTGGAAATATGACAAACTTCATTCCTGGTGGATCAGTGAACACTCAAGCTGCAGTTAATTTTACCCCATCAGTGCCACCAGATTATGGGAATAACAATCTATATATAAAACCACAAGGTTCTAATGGTAATTTTCAGTTTCGACCAACTGGTGTACCTTTTCAGCAAGGGACATTCAGTGCTTTTCCATCTGCACAAACACCACCAGTTCGTCCCCACACTCATCTTACACAAATGAACCCAGTGGGCCAACAAGCTGTACCTCCGTGCAATCCTTATGCTGTACAGTCCTTTCCAAATAATCAAAGTCAATATACATCTGACGAGCAATGGCGAATGACATCTGGTAACTTCAGCCCAGATGATCAGCGCAATACTTGGTTACCAGGCGCCAGAGCATTATCTTGTGCAGAGGGGTCATTCATGCAGGATG GATATCCAAGGTCTAACATTGACAGATCTTCAATGAACCCTATGACTCATCAACGTCCTGTACTCAACCGTATGCCATCTGGAGCACCTGTACCAG GACATGTTCCTCAGATGCTGCCGGCCAGACCTGATATTCACACATTTAATTGCTGGAGGCCTTCGTAA
- the LOC9272448 gene encoding probable E3 ubiquitin ligase SUD1, which yields MASPPPPLGSETAISPAYGEEEEEEEEEQCRICRVPAEAGRPLRHPCACRGSIRFVHDDCLLRWLATRRTSHCEVCKRLISTCPLYAANAPARLPLSEFMLGLANKLMGWFFLLLSLLAAMYIWEFVMPFTTLWIWRLALARSFARVRHLLSLRIFAHAHGHGAPLYGLMPSPDAVFACVSIRRAFLRDLPHFRDLNPLARFAAHALAPFALWIARLETRLDRRFGGLDSLQVIALHTVEASLMVVLLDVMLACVFGFIPFSLGRIILFCTSCFSFGNMDRVHSYTSTSSILLVGYGFIFSLGVLFTGFHTFDQYSRGEHLTIAVFFKVLTNGMYRLFSPLRRLPGIHVMVQMALSFLRLFFRGIINLVTVANISVNLINVIAIWPLFFGWSVDICASQLFGETIYQKLELLFASSFASTALHWLIGCIYLMLLSIFSSPLCLVLGPGVTIPFVHFSGEESLIQLFREPFYKFSLKLLPGLFVSAVDVAMVILVPVQIAGQLAPKVFPLDITYFDPPTKGSAFWQAPRNYAELLSGALLLRFLICNTLKYLQPGPLLQKLLLYWSATTRRVLGLLDLLIAWSAGDGECEDGNGSTRKFHHGSTSEDEYKRRFAAVRLILLVVLSSSTLVIFNSAVLIVPVSIGRALLFVIPKLPIAGGLKYNDLFAFAIGFCIISTIIAASRDLFVYMASGRTHLLASVIYKWGITALKGSPLLFIWIVIIPLLIGLLVNFLLISPFLVTANGMFVIDLFCTWFLGLLLLKFWVKLVHWTTVTPFLVYFIDERWDWKLTRAREDGFSGLRALWVLQDVLMPITLKLLTALCVPYALAKGVFPNFGYPDAVNLTVYRFAWLGGFALCVLYDLAKVFCKVLVKLHDSIRDERYLIGQRLQNYVDNS from the exons ATggcctctccgcctccgccgttaGGGTCAGAGACGGCGATCTCCCCGGCgtacggcgaggaggaggaggaggaggaggaggagcagtgcCGCATCTGCCGCGTCCCTGCGGAGGCGGGGCGCCCCCTGCGGCACCCCTGCGCCTGCCGTGGGTCCATCCGCTTCGTCCACGACGACTGCCTCCTCCGATGGCTCGCCACCCGCCGCACCTCCCACTGCGAGGTTTGCAAGCGCCTCATCTCCACCTGCCCTCTCTACGCCGCGAATGCTCCTGCAAGGCTCCCCTTGTCCGAGTTCATGCTCGGCCTCGCCAACAAGCTCATGGGCtggttcttcctcctcctctccctcctcgccgccatgtACATCTGGGAATTCGTCATGCCCTTCACCACCCTCTGGATATGGCGCCTCGCTCTTGCTAGGAGCTTTGCTCGGGTGCGCCACCTGCTCTCCCTCCGGATCTTCGCTCATGCTCATGGACATGGCGCCCCCCTCTATGGCCTTATGCCTTCTCCCGACGCCGTCTTCGCCTGTGTTTCTATCAGAAGAGCCTTTCTCCGGGACCTCCCCCACTTCAGGGACCTCAATCCCCTTGCCAGATTTGCTGCCCATGCTCTTGCTCCCTTTGCACTCTGGATTGCTCGCCTGGAAACTCGTCTCGACCGAAGGTTTGGAGGCTTGGATAGTTTGCAAGTCATTGCGCTACATACCGTTGAAGCTTCCTTGATG GTGGTACTTCTTGATGTGATGCTTGCTTGTGTTTTTGGTTTTATCCCCTTCTCACTGGGGCGGATAATCCTATTCTGCACATCGTGCTTCAGTTTTGGAAATATGGATAGAGTCCACTCCTACACTTCAACATCTTCTATCCTTTTAGTTGGATATGGATTTATCTTTTCACTGGGTGTACTTTTCACTGGGTTTCATACTTTCGACCAGTACTCGAGGGGAGAACACCTCACAATTGCAGTTTTCTTCAAGGTCTTGACCAATGGAATGTACAGACTATTCAGCCCTCTTAGAAGGTTGCCTGGTATACATGTAATGGTCCAGATGGCATTGTCTTTCTTGCGACTGTTCTTCAGAGGGATCATAAATCTAGTCACCGTTGCCAATATTTCAGTTAATCTCATTAATGTGATTGCAATATGGCCGTTGTTCTTTGGCTGGTCAGTTGATATCTGTGCTTCACAATTGTTTGGTGAAACAATATATCAGAAGCTTGAACTTCTATTTGCCTCATCTTTTGCTTCTACTGCTCTTCATTGGCTCATTGGATGCATCTATTTGATGTTACTCTCAATATTTTCCAGTCCTCTTTGTCTG GTATTGGGTCCAGGAGTTACTATTCCCTTTGTCCACTTTTCTGGAGAAGAAAGCTTGATACAGCTCTTCCGCGAACCATTCTACAAATTTTCTTTAAAGCTGCTACCTGGTCTTTTTGTCAGTGCTGTAGATGTTGCTATGGTCATTCTTGTTCCTGTTCAAATTGCTGGCCAATTGGCACCTAAGGTGTTCCCATTAGATATAAC CTACTTTGATCCTCCTACTAAGGGATCAGCATTTTGGCAAGCACCACGGAACTATGCAGAGTTACTTTCTGGTGCCCTTCTTCTGAGGTTTCTCATCTGCAATACACTCAAATACCTTCAGCCTGGTCCACTATTGCAGAAGTTACTGCTGTATTGGTCTGCCACCACTAGACGTGTTCTTGGTCTGCTTGATTTATTGATTGCCTGGTCTGCTGGAGATGGTGAATGCGAGGATGGAAATGGTTCCACACGAAAATTCCACCATGGTAGCACTTCTGAAGATGAGTACAAAAG GAGATTTGCTGCGGTTCGCCTGATTCTACTTGTAGTGCTCTCATCGTCAACTCTTGTGATATTCAATTCTGCTGTGCTTATTGTCCCAGTCTCTATTGGCCGTGCATTGTTGTTTGTCATCCCTAAGTTGCCAATAGCAGGTGGATTGAAGTACAATG ATCTGTTTGCTTTTGCCATTGGATTTTGCATCATATCAACTATCATTGCCGCCTCTCGAGATTTATTTGTCTACATGGCTTCTGGGAGAACACACCTTCTGGCTTCCGTTATCTACAAGTGGGGTATAACTGCTTTGAAGGGTTCTCCACTGCTGTTCATATGG ATTGTCATAATCCCCCTTCTGATTGGTCTGCTGGTTAATTTTCTACTTATATCACCCTTCCTCGTGACTGCCAATGGCATGTTCGTTATCGACCTCTTCTGTACTTGGTTCCTAGGGCTGCTACTGCTGAAGTTCTGGGTGAAGTtg GTTCATTGGACAACGGTCACACCTTTCCTGGTGTATTTCATTGATGAAAGGTGGGACTGGAAGCTTACTCGGGCAAGAGAGGACGGGTTTTCGGGGCTGAGGGCATTGTGGGTCTTACAAGATGTATTGATGCCTATCACCTTGAAGCTTCTGACTGCTCTCTGTGTCCCATATGCGCTTGCGAAGGGTGTCTTCCCAAACTTTGGCTACCCTGATGCTGTGAACTTAACAGTATACCGTTTTGCATGGTTAGGCGGCTTTGCCTTGTGTGTGCTGTATGATCTAGCCAAGGTATTCTGCAAGGTCCTGGTTAAACTCCATGATTCTATCAGGGACGAGCGCTATCTTATTGGGCAGAGGTTGCAAAACTACGTTGACAATAGCTGA